TAATTTAGCATCCTTAACAATATAAACCCCACTTACACCATCCCATATAATCTCATAATCAACTACTTCAATCTTCTTTTTAAAAAATGGTGCATCAAATACAAACGTCTCCGCTTCCCCGCCTTCAAATGCCTTATTTATTTGATATCTTTCGCAAATTTTTAATAATTTATCAATATTCTCTTCCGTAATCCTCTTACCAAGCCACTCCTTCCCTAACCCATAGGCAGAGACCCCTACAATTCTAACATCAAAGAACTTTGCAACATCCCTTAAAATTAACTCCTGGTCTTTGTGCCATAAAGGAGCAAAAGATTTTATTCCAATTTCTTCACATATATGGTCAATTCTTGTTTTTTGGTATTCACTTGCCAACGCTCCACACACAATCCCATCTATATCCAATTTTTCTAATGCCTTTTTTAGATCTAATACCTCTTTCTCTTTTTCCCCTTTTGTATAAACTCTCACTAAAGGAATACCAACACTTTCGGAAATAAGATCTGTGAGTTCAACATTTGGAATGTGGAACATGTAACTCTCTTTATTTTTTGAAATAACATTTACCAAATACTTAACTTCCCAACCTTGGTGTAATGCCCACCAAAGAGCATAAGTTGAATCTTTTCCTCCCGAATATAAAGAAGCAACTTTCATAGTTTCACGCACTTTCTATGCTTTTTTGTAGCCCTTGGATCTATAATCATTTTGTGGAATTTTCTACATTTATTTAACTACAATAAATTTTTTTAAAGAACAATAACAATAAATTAAGCATAAAATTCCAAAATAAACATATTTATGTTGTTTTTAATTTTATTGGGGTTGTACTTATTGGGCCGAAGGTTTGAGTATAGTTGTTTGCCAATTTCTTGCACGGATTTAGATACAACCAAATTATACGGCAAAACTTTGTTTTGCCATTTATTTTTTAAAAGGATGATAAATCAACCATAAAAATTCCAAATAAAGGTTAATTATCCCTTATAATTTAATGGAGATTTCGTTCATTAGTAAGGCAAACAACTATAAATGAAACTGAAGTTTTCATCATTTATAACACAAACGACTATATCTCATATGGCATTTAAATTTAGTGTTGTTGAATTGTTGAAATCAATCCGTAAAGTATATATAGATAGTTTAGGAAATAAATTTCCGATATGTTGGAAATAGTTTTCCGACCATAGCAAGGGGGTCAAAAAATGAGCGACATAGAAAAAGTAATACAATTTGTAAAGGAAAACAAAGTTAAGTTCTTAAGGTTGCAGTTCGTTGACATCTTAGGATTTCCAAAGAATGTTGCATACCCAATAAAAGAAGGAGAAAAAGGATTAGATGAATTAAGAGACATCTTAGAAAATGGAGTTTACTTTGACGGTTCATCAATTGCGGGATTCGTAGGAATTCAAGAATCAGATATGATTTTAAAACCTGATGTTTCAACATTCTCAGTCCTCCCATGGAGACCAAATGAAAAGAGTGTAGCAAGAGTTATTTGTGATGTTTACAGAACAGAAGGAAAACCATTCGAAGGAGACCCAAGAAGCTGCTTAAAGAAAATATTAAACGAATTAAAAGAAGAAATGAACGGAGAGTTCTTCGTTGGTCCAGAACCAGAGTTCTTCTTGTTAAAGAGAGACCCACACAACCCACACAAATGGATTCCTGCTGACGATGGTGGATACTTCGATGTTGAGCCATTAGACCAAGCTCCAGACATTAGAAGAGATATTGTTCTTGCATTGGAGAACTTAGGATTCCACGTTGAGGCATCCCACCACGAAGTCGCTCCAGGTCAGCATGAAGTTGACTTCAAATTCGACAACGCATTAAAAACAGCTGACAGTGTTGTAACATTCAAAACAACAATCAAAGCAATCGCTCAAAAGCACGGTTTAAAAGCAACATTCATGCCAAAACCATTCTTTGGAATGAACGGAAATGGTATGCACTGCCACCAAAGTGTCTGGTTTAACGGAGAGCCATCATTCTACGACCCAGATGCAAAATACCAATTAAGTGAAACCTGTATGCAATACATTGCAGGTATATTGAACCACGCTAAGGCAATCGTTGCAATTACAAACCCAACAGTTAACTCATACAAGAGATTAGTTCCAGGTTACGAAGCTCCTGTAAACATCGCATGGGCAAACAAAAATAGAAGTGCTATCATTAGAGTTCCTGCAGCAAGAGGAAAAGGTACAAGAATTGAGTTCAGAGCTCCAGATCCAACATGCAACCCATACTTAGCATTCACAGTAATGCTCGCTGCAGGATTAGATGGAATTAAGAAGAAGATGGAAGCTCCAGAACCAGTTGAGAAGAACATCTTCAAGATGAGCGAAGAAGAGAAGAAACAACTTGGAATTGAATCAGTTCCATCCAACTTGAAAGAAGCATTAGATGAATTAGAATGCGACGAAGTATTGCAAAAAGCATTAGGTAAACACATCTACGAAAACTTCATGGAAATCAAGAGAGCAGAGTGGGACAGCTTCAGAACCTCAATTACAAACTGGGAGTTGGACAACTACTTGGTCTACTAAATCAATCTCCTTTCCTTTTTCGTTTTTTATTTTTTTGTCTACCTAAATTTATATATTTAAATCTTTTAAATTTTTAATTGACAGTTTAATGAAAAAATATAAAAATAATGAGCTACTATGGATTTTTGCAATTCCTGCTATTATCCTAACCCCCAATGTGGGGTTGGGGTTAAAAGTCGATGACCCAATGGAGCATTTTGTGGGAACTCCCGCCCACAAACCCTGTGATGAAATTGGGGAGGCTAAGGGAGCGAACGTTGAAAATAAGAACAACTATTTTTTGATATTAAAATTAAATTTAACAGAAGTGACAAATATTGCCAACAAAAATAGGAGGTTTGGATATGCCAAAGTTTAAAGTTGTAGTTGCTGACCCAAAAGAAGGAAAATGTTACCAAGTAGAAGTTGAAACAGATGCATTAATTGGAAAAAAGATTGGTGATGTTATAGATGGAAAAATTGTTGGATTGGAAGGATACAAATTACAAATCACCGGTGGTTCTGACTACTGTGGATTCCCAATGAGACCAGACGTCCATGGTAGTGGGAGAGTAAGAATCTTATTAAGCAAAGGTCCAGGATTCAGGCCAAAAGAAAAAGGTGAAAGAAGAAGAAAAACTGTTAGAGGAAACACAATATCAAGTGACATTGTCCAAGTAAACACAAAAATTGTTGAGTATGGAGACAAACCTGTTGCTGAATTATTAGGTTTGGGTGGAGGAGAGGAGTAAATTAATTTTTAATCTTTTTTTTACAAATTTTAATTTTTTAGGCCTGTTTTGTTTTTGGCTTTTAAGGATTTTGTTTCTAACTTTTGGTTTTTACGTGAACTATAAAAATCATTAATGCCATTATTTTTATATGAAAGAAGTTAGTTTAATGTTAATTTTGATAACTAATTAAGGATAATATTAAAGATTACAAAGAGGGGATATCATGGCTACAAGAAAACAATCAGAAGTTAATATTGGAATGGTGGGGCACGTTGACCATGGAAAAACTTCATTAACAAAGGCGTTAACAGGAGTTTGGACTGATACACATAGTGAAGAGTTGAAGAGGGGAATTTCCATTAGGTTAGGGTATGCAGATTGTGAAATAAGAAAATGTCCAAAATGTCCAGAACCAGAATGCTATACAACAAAAGAAGTTTGTCCTAAATGTGGTTCTAAAACAAAGTTTTTAAGGAGAGTGTCTTTTGTTGACTCCCCAGGACACGAAACATTAATGGCTACTATGCTCTCTGGAGCATCCTTAATGGATGGAGCTATTTTGGTTATTGCTGCAAATGAACCATGTCCACAACCTCAAACAAAAGAGCATTTAATGGCATTGGATATTTTGGGAGTTAAAAACATCATTATAGTGCAAAATAAAATTGATTTAGTTGATGAAGAGCAGGCAAAAGAAAACTACAGACAAATTAAGGAGTTTGTAAAGGGAACTGTTGCAGAAAACGCTCCAATAATCCCAATCTCAGCACACCACGAGGCAAACCTTGACGTGCTTTTAAAGGCAATTCAGGACTTCATTCCAACACCAGAGAGAAACCCTGACTTACCACCAAGAATGTATGTTGCAAGAAGTTTTGATGTCAACAAGCCAGGAACTGAAATAAAAGACCTGAAAGGTGGAGTTTTAGGAGGAAGTATTATTCAGGGTGTCTTGGAAGTTGGAAAAGAAATTGAGATTAGGCCAGGAATACAAGTTACAGAAGGTAATAAAACCTACTGGAAACCATTAAGAACAAAAATTGTATCACTTGTAGCAGGAGGTAAAAGTGTTAAAAAAGCATATCCAGGAGGATTGGTTGGAGTTGGAACTGAGTTAGACCCATCATTAACAAAATCAGATTATTTAAGCGGTAGCGTTTTAGGTGAGCCAGGAACTTTACCACCAGTGCATGATAGGATAACCATAAAAGTGCACTTGTTGGATAGAGTTGTAGGTTCAAAAGAAGAACTTGTCATAGAGCCATTAAGAACTAATGAAGTTTTAATGATTAACGTTGGAACAGCAACAACTGTTGGGGTTATTACATCCGCAAGGGGAGATATTGCAGATATAAAATTAAAACTCCCAATCTGTGCAGATAAAGGGGATAGAGTAGCATTGAGCAGAAGAATTGGTTCAAGATGGAGATTAATTGGATATGGAATTATTCAATAAAATTCTTTAAATTCTTTTTGACTATCTAAATTATTTTTTAGTTTTTTGTTTTTATATCCTTACTGTCTATTTTGTTTTCAATTTTATTTTTGGTGGTAGTATGGATTTATCCATAATTCTAAAAAAGAAAGAGATTATAAAGAAAAAAATTGAAGAATTAGGAAACAAAAATTTAAATGTTAATGATTATTGGGTTGAGTGTGATTTTGATAATCCAGAGGATTTAATTTTTGGTGGAGGAGATGGGAGCTTTAACAACATAGACTATATTTCCTACTCATTGTATATGGTTGGGAGTATCTCCTACTTACATAAAGTTGGTGAAAAGATAGAGAAAGCAAAATCCAGTTATGATATTGACATTATCCAACCCTACGTTTCTGTGAGGGACAGGTTAAGGTTGTATATGCTAACAATGGAACTAAAAACTGCATTATGGACTTTGGAAAATAAAAATGTTGATTATTATTTAGTTGATGGCTCGCTATATTCCCTTTTAATCCAAACACATACCTATGGTTCAAAATATGTTGATGTTGAGGAAATATACGAAGAATATAGCAAAGAGATAAAAAATTCAATTGAAGAAGAAATTAAAAGTGGAAATATTTGTATAGCATCAAATAACATTGAAATAGAGGACAAAAATGAAAAAATTGTAGTAGAACAGGTTGAATACATAATAACTCTTCTAAAATTATTAAAAAAGCATAAGGATAAATTAATAGGCATCTCAAAAACTTCAAAGATGAATATCTATTTCAAAAATGCGTTGATGCCAGACATTGCAGTATTTTCAAAAAACACAAAAAACAGTGGATATTCAACACCAATAAGTCTCAAAATGCTAAAAGAAGAAATGGAAAAATTAAAAGAAAAAATAGATAATGAGGATAATAAAAACAAAAAAGATGAACTCAAAAGAGAGTATAATTATATAAGAGGGATAGTGCACAATATAGAGTATATAAATAGATTTGAACATGCTTTAGATAACCTCTACCTGCAATTTGTTAGGTTAGAAAATAACAAAGGTATTCTTGGGATTTCTTCATTAAAACCAATAGATGAGCAAGTGTTATCAAGTTTAAAGGAGATCTCTGTAAATGGCTATCCTTATATATTAAAAAAATCTCATGAAACTGTTGAGATAACCGATGATAAATTGGAAATGTGTGCAAAGATTTTAAACATTAATGAGCCAATTGATAGATACCTCCTCAAAAAGCAGAAAAGAATGGATTTATAATGACTTTTCAAAAATTTTTTATCTAATAGAATAAGATCTCGCATTCTTACAAAAAATTAAGAACTGATAATGTGATTTAACACTATTAAAATTAAAACTAAAAAATAATAAGATGAGGGTTCTTGATTACAAAACTTAAATTAATTAGTTTTATATATTTTAGTTTTATATATTTAAGTATATGAATAGAAATGTCCAAAATAAAAAATAATGGTGCCGCGGGGGTGATTTGAACACCCGACAACTGGATCTTCAGTCCAGCGTTCTCCCGGGCTGAACTACCGCGGCTCAATAATTTGCATTATCAAACATTGTATTCCTGGTATATATACTTTTCGCCGAAAAGTTTATATAGTAGAAAGATAATTGTTATTGTGCTGATGAGCCCCCATAGCTCAGTAGGTAGAGCGACGGACTGTTAATCCGTAGGTCGCAGGTTCGAGTCCTGCTGGGGGCGCCATTTTAATTTTTTTTGTTTATTTAAATGAGGTTAATTTAAGCATTAATGTTTTAGAATTATTTTGTGGGCCCGTAGCTCAGCCTGGTCAGAGCGCTCGGCTCATAACCGAGTGGCCAAGGGTTCAAATCCCTTCGGGCCCATCATTAAATATTTTTTATTAGCAGCGTTATTATTTATCGCTAATATTTATAATAACGCTAATGCTCCGGTGGTGTAGTCCGGCCAATCATGCGGGCCTTTCGAGCCCGCGACCCGGGTTCAAATCCCGGCCGGAGCACTTTAATTTAATAAGTGCAGGGGTTGTCGAGCCTGGCCAAAGACGCAGGACTTAGAATCCTGTCCGGTAGCGGTTCCAGGGTTCAAATCCCTGCCCCTGCACTATTGTGGCCGGGGTGGGGTAGTGGCCATCCTGGGGGACTGTGGATCCCCTGACCCGGGTTCAATTCCCGGTCCCGGCCCTTATTTTATTTTTTTGGATCATATTGTTCTAAACCTAAAAACAATACACTCACCAGAATATCATCATAGTGTGCAGTTGAAATGAACTGACGTGACAACCTGACCGAGAGGCTCAGGTTGGATGCAAGCCCGCGACCAAGGTGAAACCCAGTAACGGCCACAAGAGGAAACTATCCTCTCTTGCGACCGTCTCCCACTTAATTCCGGTTGATCCCGCCGGAGGCCACTGCTATTGGGGTCCGACTAAGCCATGCGAGTCGATGGGCCTCGTGCCCATGGCGGACGGCTCAGTAACACGTGGCTAACCTACCCTCGGGTGGGGGATAACCTCGGGAAACTGAGGATAATCCCCCATAGGGGAAGAGGTCTGGAATGATCCTTCCCCGAAAGCATATGCGCCCGAGGATGGGGCTGCGGCCGATTAGGTAGTTGGTGGGGTAACGGCCCACCAAGCCTACGATCGGTACGGGCCCTGAGAGGGGGAGCCCGGAGATGGGGACTGAGACACGGCCCCAGGCCCTACGGGGCGCAGCAGGCGCGAAACCTCCGCAATGCGCGAAAGCGCGACGGGGGGACCCCAAGTGCCCACGCACTGCGTGGGCTTTTCCGGAGTGTAAACAGCTCCGGGAATAAGGGCTGGGCAAGTCCGGTGCCAGCAGCCGCGGTAATACCGGCAGCCCGAGTGGTGGCCACTTTTATTGGGCCTAAAGCGTCCGTAGCCGGCCCAGTAAGTCCCTGCTTAAATCCTACGGCTTAACCGTAGGACTGGCAGGGATACTGCTGGGCTTGGGACCGGGAGAGGGCGGGGGTACTCCGGGGGTAGCGGTGAAATGTGTTGATCCCCGGAGGACCACCTATGGCGAAGGCACCCGCCTGGAACGGGTCCGACGGTGAGGGACGAAAGCCGGGGGAGCGAACCGGATTAGATACCCGGGTAGTCCCGGCCGTAAACGCTGCGGACTAGGTGTCGGGTAGGCCTCGTGCCTACCCGGTGCCGAAGGGAAGCCGTTAAGTCCGCCGCCTGGGGAGTACGGTCGCAAGACTGAAACTTAAAGGAATTGGCGGGGGAGCACTACAACGGGTGGAGCCTGCGGTTTAATTGGATTCAACGCCGGGCATCTTACCAGGGGCGACGGCAGGATGAAGGCCAGGTTGACGACCTTGCCAGACGAGCCGAGAGGTGGTGCATGGCCGTCGTCAGCTCGTACCGTGAGGCGTCCTGTTAAGTCAGGTAACGAGCGAGACCCGCGCCCCATGTTGCCATCCTCCCCTCCGGGGGAGGGGCACTCATGGGGGACCGCTGGCGCTAAGCCAGAGGAAGGAGCGGGCAACGACAGGTCCGCATGCCCCGAATCCCCTGGGCTACACGCGGGCTACAATGGCTGGGACAATGGGACGCGACCCCGAAAGGGGGAGCGAATCCCCTAAACCCAGCCGTAGTTCGGATCGTGGGCTGTAACTCGCCCACGTGAAGCTGGAATCCGTAGTAATCGCGCCTCATCATGGCGCGGTGAATGCGTCCCTGCTCCTTGCACACACCGCCCGTCACGCCACCCGAGTTGGGTCTAGGTGAGGCCCTGGCCTCTGGCTGGGGTCGAACCTAGGCTCAGCGAGGGGGGCGAAGTCGTAACAAGGTAGCCGTAGGGGAACCTGCGGCTGGATCACCTCCTGAGAAAAAAAGTGGCCGTTACTGGGCACCAAATGGTCGCGGGCTTGCGTCTAATTTTTACGTGCAGTCCATAATCCGTAGGGATTATGGACGAAGGACCTGATCAGTGAGGGTCACGCATAAGCCCCCGTGCCTGGTGATATCCAGGTACTCCGCCGGGTATCCGGTATCCCGCCTGGTGGATGGCTCGGCTTGGGACGCCGAGGAAGGGCGTGGTAAGCTGCGATAAGCCCGGGCGAGGCGCAGACAGCTGTCGAACCCGGGATCCCCGAATGGGACTTCCTGCCCCATTTGGGGCGACCCCGGCAGGGGTCGGGAACGCGGGGAATTGAAACATCTTAGTACCCGCAGGAAAAGAAACCAACAGGGATGCCGTGAGTAGGGGCGACCGAAAGCGGCAGAGGGCAAACCGAACCCCATACCGCAAGGTATGGGGGATGTGGAGTTGCAGGGCTTCCTACTATAAGACCTGGGTTGGGAAGCCGAAGTGGCCTGGAACGGCCCGCCATAGAGGGTGAAAGCCCCGTAGGCGTAACCAACCCAGGTCTTGGGAAGTCCCTGAGTACCGTGCGTTGGATATCGCGCGGGAAGCTGGGAGGCATCGGTCTTCCAACCCTAAATACGTCCCAAGACCGATAGCGCACTAGTACCGTGAGGGAAAGCTGAAAAGCACCCCTAGCGGGGGGTGAAAAGAGCCTGAAACCAGGCGGGGACAGTAAGGCACGGCCCCAAAGGCAACCGCCTCGAAGGAACCCTCCGCGAGGAGGTAGTACGAGAGGCGGCGCCAGGGTCGTGCCGTCCGTTTTGAAAAACGGGCCGGGGAGTGTACGGGTGTGGCGAGCCTAAGGGGTTCAACCCCGGAGGCGTAGGGAAACCGACAAGCCCGCAGCCCTTTTGGGCGAGGGGCGGGGTCTTTAAGGGCCCGGAGTCACACCCGTACGACCCGAAGCCGGGCGATCTAGGCCGGGGCAGGGTGAAGCCCCTCACCAGAGGGGTGGAGGCCCGCAGGGGTGTTGCCGTGCAAAGCACTCCTCTGACCCCGGTCTAGGGGTGAAAGGCCAATCGAGCCCGGCGTTAGCTGGTTCCCCCCGAAATAGCCCGCAGGTTAGCCGGGGGTTAGGTAGATGGCGGGGTAGAGCACTGATAGGGTGGTTAGGGGGCGAGAGCCCTCGCCATCCTGTCAAACTCCGAACCCGCCATCGCCGTAGCCCCCGAGTGAGGGCATACGGGTAAGCCGTATGTCCGAGACGGGAACAACCGAGACCCGGGTTAAGGCCCCTAAGTGCCGGTTAAGTGTGAAGCCGAAGGGAGTCCCTGGCCTAAGACAGCAGGGAGGTTGGCTTAGAAGCAGCCATCCTTTAAAGAGTGCGTAACAGCTCACCTGCCGAGGTCAGGGGCCCCGAAAATGGACGGGGCTAAACCGGCCGCCGAGACCCGGGGGCGCCGAAAGGTGATCCGGTAGGGGGGCGTCCCACGAGGGCAGAAGCTCGGCCGTGAGGTCGAGTGGACCTCGTGGGAACGAGGATCCCGGCAGTAGTAACAGCAAAGTGGGGTGAGAATCCCCACCGCCGAAGGGGCAAGGTTTCCACAGCAACGGTCGTCAGCTGTGGGTTAGCCGGTCCTAACCCCCGGGGTAATTCCCTTGGGGGGAAAGGGAAGCGGGTTAATATTCCCGCGCCACCCGGATACGTGCGGCAACGCAAGGCCAGCTCCTGACGCTTCGGGGTAGGCCAACCACCCCCGTCGGGGTGGTCAAGCGTATAAGTCCGGGGAGTGCCGTAATGGCGAGAACCGGATGAAAGCGCGATGAGCCCTCCGTTAGGAGGGTTTGGCCGAGCCCTGGAGCCCGTGAAAAGGGAGCTGGCAAGGATTCCGGGTGACCGTACCCAGAACCGACACAGGTGCCCCTAGGCGAGTATCCTAAGGCGTGTCGGGGTAATCCGGTCGAGGGAAGTCGGCAAATTGGCCCCGTAACTTCGGGAGAAGGGGTGCCAGCGGCCTTGCTTAAATGCGGGGCTGCTGGTCGCAGTGACCAGGGGGGCCCGACTGTTTAATAAAAACACAGGTCTTGGCTAGCCCGTAAGGGTGTGTACCAAGGCTGACGCCTGCCCAGTGCTGGTACGTGAAACCCGGGTCCAACCGGGCGAAGCGCCAGTAAACGGCGGGGGTAACTATAACCCTCTTAAGGTAGCGAAATTCCTTGTCGGGTAAGTTCCGACCTGCATGAATGGCGTAACGAGGCCCCCACTGTCCCCGACCGGAGCCCGGTGAACCTACCGTTCCGGTGCAAAGGCCGGAGACCCCCAGTGGGAAGCGAAGACCCCGTGGAGCTTTACTGCAGCCTGCCGTTGGGGCATGGTCGTGGGTGCACAGCGTAGGTGGGAGCCGTCGAAGCCGCCTCTCCGGGGGCGGTGGAGGCGCCCATGGGACACCACCCACCCATGGCCATGTCCCTAACCCCGGATAGGGGGACACCGGTAGGTGGGCAGTTTGGCTGGGGCGGCACCCTCCTAAAAAGGCATCAGGAGGGCCCAAAGGTCGGCTCAGGCGGGTCAGGACTCCGCCGTGGAGTGCAAGGGCAAAAGCCGGCCTGACTTGGTCGGTAACAGAGGCCGACCAAGAGGCGAAAGCCGGGCCTAGCGAACCCCTGTGCCTCACCGATGGGGGCCAGGGATGACAGAAAAGCTACCCCGGGGATAACAGAGTTGTCGCGGGCAAGAGCCCATATCGACCCCGCGGCTTGCTACATCGATGTCGGTTCTTCCCATCCTGGGTCTGCAGCAGGACCCAAGGGTGGGGCTGTTCGCCCATTAAAGGGGATCGTGAGCTGGGTTTAGACCGTCGTGAGACAGGTTGGTTGCTATCTGCTGGGGGTGTTGGCTGCCTGAGGGGAAGGTGGCTCTAGTACGAGAGGAACGAGCCGCCGGCGCCTCTGGTCTATCGGTTGTCCGACAGGGCATTGCCGAGCAGCTACGCGCCAGGGGATAAGGGCTGAAAGCATCTAAGCCCGAAACCCCCCCCGAAAATAGGCAGCCAGTCCCTTCGGGGACGAGGGCTCCCGTAGAAGACGGGGTTGATAGGCCGGGGGTGTAAGCACCGAGGCCTTTGGCCGAGGTGTTGAGCCCGCCGGTACTAATCGCCCGAGGGATACGCGGCGGGGTACCTGGACACCCAAAGGTACGGGGGCTTATGTGTGACCCAAAATGTGGGGTTAAATTGGAATTTGTGGGAAGAACTGTTGTATTTTATTTTACATGTTTGTATCGATATATTTAAATATATTGGTTAAATGATGAAGATAAATAATAAATAGAACAAAAAATTTAAATTTTTTATAGTATGGACTAAATAAAAAACATATGCGTTATTAACAAAATAATGAGATCATGTCATAGGGTCAAATTCTTTTTTTGGAGGTTTTATTATGAAACTAATAACAAAAGAATATTATAAGGAACCTCATGGAATTAACTTCATGTTTGATATATTGGAAGGGAATTATTTGCTAACTTCATTAAACGACGATGCTAAAACAATGGCAATATTAACAAAATGGATAGAATATTTAATTTCTCATGTAGGCAAATCTAAAGCTGAGGACATTCTTATTTATTACAACGAGATCAATTGGATATCTGATAAGGTTTTAATGAAACTTCTAAAAATTTTGGAGCATACAAACTTCGATAAAAAATTCGATAAAAAAGATGGCGAGTCATTGGAACTAAAGTCTATTGTGAACATTCATATAATTTCTTTATATTATATAACATATTTATCAGGTAGGCCGTTAAGCTTTGATGATATAGATGAGATAAAACTTGAATTAATAAAGTTAAAAAAGTTCTTGGAAAATATCAAGGAAATGACCAATGACTTAAATAAAAATGAAAAAAATAGTATGTTTGCTAATTTAGAAGAAACTAACTCTCTTTTTTAGGCTTATTTTTTAGAAGATTTTTTAGAAGGTTCTTCTTTTGTGATGATTATTTTCTCTGCCTTTATAACTGCGTTATGTAATATAATTTTTATTCCTGGTGGTAATCCACCAAATCCTGCTGGAAGTTCTAAGGTTGGTACTGCAAATCCTTCTTCCGCCTCTTCAACAAACTCCTCTTCTTCAATTTCTTCTTCCTCAACTTTGCCCCATCTCTCAACAACAGGATGGTTTTTCTCTTTTAAGAACTTTGCCAATTCTTCAGTGTTTGATACGTCCTCTTCTGTTGCAATTTTATCATATAAATCTTCAGGTATTGCGTCTTTTACCTTTTCCTTCAAGTCCTTCGGAAGCCAAACTACCCTTTGCCAACCTCCATCTGCCTGGAAGAATTTTGGGGATCTCATGTATTCGATACACATTCCACAGAAACCTTCAACCTGTTTTCCACCACTGCACTGGCCTGCAAGTGATGAGAATGGAACACCCATTGGAGTTTCTCCCTTAAAGTCCCTATGCACTATTCCAAACCCATCAACTTCAGGAATGTAAAAGGTTATTGCCTCAAAACATCCACATGATGTTGATGGCTTATACATAACACTGTGCAATGCAATCTCTTCAATTGAACCTTGAGATTTTTCACTTACAACTTTATTAACTCCTGAATAGATACCCAATTTTTCATCAAGTAGTTCTCCTTTTGGAACTTCAAATATTGGTCCCTCTGGGTCTATTTTTGCTGCTGCTCTTGCATCAAAGTATGTGATCCCACCACATAATGCTGGTTTGTCAGGGGTTATAATACAGACGTGTGTAGGAGCAAAACTTTGGCACATAATACAACCATAAAATACATCAACATCCTCCTCACTCAACTCCCTCGCCCTTGCATCCCTTTTTGCATATACCTCTCTTGCCTTTTCAAGTTCTTCCTTAACTTTATCGGGATCAGTAATCAATGTAACATCAACACTTTTTATGAATGGAAATTCTGCTTTGTATAATCTTTGGATAACTTTGCCTATATGCTCTAATGTTAATCCTTT
The sequence above is a segment of the Methanotorris igneus Kol 5 genome. Coding sequences within it:
- a CDS encoding diphthine--ammonia ligase is translated as MKVASLYSGGKDSTYALWWALHQGWEVKYLVNVISKNKESYMFHIPNVELTDLISESVGIPLVRVYTKGEKEKEVLDLKKALEKLDIDGIVCGALASEYQKTRIDHICEEIGIKSFAPLWHKDQELILRDVAKFFDVRIVGVSAYGLGKEWLGKRITEENIDKLLKICERYQINKAFEGGEAETFVFDAPFFKKKIEVVDYEIIWDGVSGVYIVKDAKLVDK
- the glnA gene encoding type I glutamate--ammonia ligase, whose product is MSDIEKVIQFVKENKVKFLRLQFVDILGFPKNVAYPIKEGEKGLDELRDILENGVYFDGSSIAGFVGIQESDMILKPDVSTFSVLPWRPNEKSVARVICDVYRTEGKPFEGDPRSCLKKILNELKEEMNGEFFVGPEPEFFLLKRDPHNPHKWIPADDGGYFDVEPLDQAPDIRRDIVLALENLGFHVEASHHEVAPGQHEVDFKFDNALKTADSVVTFKTTIKAIAQKHGLKATFMPKPFFGMNGNGMHCHQSVWFNGEPSFYDPDAKYQLSETCMQYIAGILNHAKAIVAITNPTVNSYKRLVPGYEAPVNIAWANKNRSAIIRVPAARGKGTRIEFRAPDPTCNPYLAFTVMLAAGLDGIKKKMEAPEPVEKNIFKMSEEEKKQLGIESVPSNLKEALDELECDEVLQKALGKHIYENFMEIKRAEWDSFRTSITNWELDNYLVY
- a CDS encoding 30S ribosomal protein S6e → MPKFKVVVADPKEGKCYQVEVETDALIGKKIGDVIDGKIVGLEGYKLQITGGSDYCGFPMRPDVHGSGRVRILLSKGPGFRPKEKGERRRKTVRGNTISSDIVQVNTKIVEYGDKPVAELLGLGGGEE
- a CDS encoding translation initiation factor IF-2 subunit gamma, with product MATRKQSEVNIGMVGHVDHGKTSLTKALTGVWTDTHSEELKRGISIRLGYADCEIRKCPKCPEPECYTTKEVCPKCGSKTKFLRRVSFVDSPGHETLMATMLSGASLMDGAILVIAANEPCPQPQTKEHLMALDILGVKNIIIVQNKIDLVDEEQAKENYRQIKEFVKGTVAENAPIIPISAHHEANLDVLLKAIQDFIPTPERNPDLPPRMYVARSFDVNKPGTEIKDLKGGVLGGSIIQGVLEVGKEIEIRPGIQVTEGNKTYWKPLRTKIVSLVAGGKSVKKAYPGGLVGVGTELDPSLTKSDYLSGSVLGEPGTLPPVHDRITIKVHLLDRVVGSKEELVIEPLRTNEVLMINVGTATTVGVITSARGDIADIKLKLPICADKGDRVALSRRIGSRWRLIGYGIIQ
- a CDS encoding DNA double-strand break repair nuclease NurA, with protein sequence MDLSIILKKKEIIKKKIEELGNKNLNVNDYWVECDFDNPEDLIFGGGDGSFNNIDYISYSLYMVGSISYLHKVGEKIEKAKSSYDIDIIQPYVSVRDRLRLYMLTMELKTALWTLENKNVDYYLVDGSLYSLLIQTHTYGSKYVDVEEIYEEYSKEIKNSIEEEIKSGNICIASNNIEIEDKNEKIVVEQVEYIITLLKLLKKHKDKLIGISKTSKMNIYFKNALMPDIAVFSKNTKNSGYSTPISLKMLKEEMEKLKEKIDNEDNKNKKDELKREYNYIRGIVHNIEYINRFEHALDNLYLQFVRLENNKGILGISSLKPIDEQVLSSLKEISVNGYPYILKKSHETVEITDDKLEMCAKILNINEPIDRYLLKKQKRMDL
- a CDS encoding FlaD/FlaE family flagellar protein yields the protein MKLITKEYYKEPHGINFMFDILEGNYLLTSLNDDAKTMAILTKWIEYLISHVGKSKAEDILIYYNEINWISDKVLMKLLKILEHTNFDKKFDKKDGESLELKSIVNIHIISLYYITYLSGRPLSFDDIDEIKLELIKLKKFLENIKEMTNDLNKNEKNSMFANLEETNSLF